In Fodinicurvata sediminis DSM 21159, a genomic segment contains:
- the pyrC gene encoding dihydroorotase, with amino-acid sequence MSVKTPDRTAYINARLIDPESGLDAPGGLLTEGEEILDVGAGLFADGAPEGVTVIDCTGAALAPGVVDLRTQLREPGEEHKETIASAGRAAVAGGITSLVALPNTDPIVDDVAGVEFVARRAREEKLAKVYTYASITRGLEGQEITEIGLLSEYGARGFTDGLQPLANANVMRRALSYSSAFDTVILQMPQEPSLSGGVMNSGEIAMRLGLSGISPLAEVIMLERDLRLVEMTGGRYHASLISTAASVEVIRRARQRGLTVTCDTAPHYFTLNESEVGDYRTFARTMPPLRSEEDRQAIAEAVADGTIDAICSDHSPHDQDSKRLPFALAEPGIVGLETLLPLSLALVHKGLLSLSSLVARLATSPAAILKGQSGLAKGRPADFVVFDPDRPRMITPERFRSKSKNSPFEDYAVQGQVLFTVVDGRCVYASEDRT; translated from the coding sequence ATGTCCGTGAAAACGCCCGACCGCACGGCCTACATCAACGCCCGGCTGATCGACCCGGAAAGCGGGCTCGATGCGCCCGGTGGCCTGCTGACCGAGGGCGAGGAGATTCTGGACGTCGGCGCCGGACTGTTTGCCGATGGCGCACCGGAAGGCGTCACGGTCATCGATTGCACTGGTGCCGCCCTGGCACCCGGCGTGGTTGATCTGCGCACGCAGTTGCGCGAGCCGGGAGAAGAACACAAGGAGACCATCGCCAGTGCCGGGCGGGCCGCCGTAGCCGGAGGCATCACCTCGCTTGTTGCCCTGCCCAACACCGACCCCATCGTGGATGACGTGGCCGGCGTGGAATTCGTGGCCCGCCGGGCCCGCGAAGAGAAGCTGGCCAAGGTCTACACCTACGCCTCGATCACACGCGGCCTGGAAGGCCAGGAAATCACCGAGATCGGCTTGCTGAGCGAATATGGCGCCCGCGGCTTCACCGATGGGCTGCAACCCTTGGCGAACGCCAACGTGATGCGCCGCGCCCTCAGCTATTCCAGCGCCTTCGACACGGTCATCCTGCAGATGCCGCAAGAGCCGAGCCTGAGCGGAGGCGTGATGAACTCCGGCGAGATCGCCATGCGCCTGGGGTTGTCCGGCATTTCTCCCCTGGCGGAGGTCATCATGCTGGAGCGCGACCTTCGTCTGGTCGAGATGACCGGTGGCCGCTACCACGCCAGCCTGATATCCACGGCCGCCTCGGTCGAGGTCATTCGCCGGGCGCGGCAGCGCGGACTGACGGTTACCTGCGATACGGCGCCACACTATTTCACGCTCAACGAAAGCGAAGTGGGGGACTACCGGACCTTTGCCCGCACCATGCCGCCCCTGCGCTCCGAAGAAGATCGTCAGGCCATCGCCGAGGCGGTGGCTGACGGCACCATCGACGCCATCTGCAGCGACCACAGTCCACACGACCAGGATTCCAAGCGCCTGCCCTTTGCCTTGGCCGAACCGGGGATTGTCGGACTGGAAACCCTGCTACCGCTTTCCCTGGCCCTTGTGCACAAGGGCTTGCTGTCGCTTAGCAGCCTCGTGGCCCGTCTGGCCACCTCGCCTGCCGCCATCCTGAAGGGACAAAGCGGTCTGGCAAAGGGCCGTCCAGCCGATTTCGTCGTGTTCGACCCGGATCGACCACGCATGATCACCCCTGAACGCTTCCGCAGCAAATCCAAGAATTCGCCTTTCGAAGATTACGCCGTGCAGGGTCAGGTCCTGTTCACAGTGGTCGACGGGCGCTGTGTCTATGCTTCAGAGGACAGGACCTGA
- the dprA gene encoding DNA-processing protein DprA has protein sequence MTIESPAALSPAAPSPEDQRDWLRLARSERIGPATFRELLARFGTATKALEAVPELSRRGGRKSGIRLCSPESAEHELEQLERLGARLLRLCDPDYPDILKATDTAPPVLTSKGNIELLQAASIAIVGARNASLNARKLARRLAEELGAAGLVITSGLARGIDAAAHEGALDSGTIAVLAGGIDSVFPPENRQLQEQIAAQGLLLAESAPGTQPKAGHFPRRNRIVAGLSQGVLVVEAALRSGSLITARLALEEGREVFAIPGSPLDPRAKGTNDLIRQGAILTESAQDVLDGLGQGPGLSEPASDETFQSAPLSESEAELDEARQLLEELLSPVPIHQDELMRESGLPSGTVSLVLLELELAGRLERHPGRKIALIV, from the coding sequence ATGACGATAGAAAGCCCTGCCGCGTTAAGCCCTGCCGCACCTTCACCTGAGGATCAACGCGACTGGTTGCGCCTAGCCCGCAGTGAAAGGATCGGCCCGGCAACCTTTCGCGAACTGCTGGCGCGATTCGGCACGGCGACGAAGGCATTGGAAGCCGTGCCGGAATTGTCACGGCGTGGTGGACGCAAGAGCGGCATCCGACTGTGCAGTCCCGAAAGTGCGGAACACGAACTGGAACAGCTGGAGCGGTTGGGCGCCCGCCTTCTCAGGCTTTGCGACCCCGATTACCCGGATATCCTGAAGGCCACCGACACGGCACCTCCTGTACTGACCAGCAAAGGCAACATTGAACTGTTGCAGGCAGCTTCGATAGCCATCGTTGGGGCACGCAATGCCTCGCTCAATGCCCGAAAACTGGCCCGGCGCCTGGCCGAAGAGCTAGGCGCTGCCGGCCTGGTCATCACTTCCGGCCTGGCCCGCGGCATCGACGCCGCCGCCCATGAAGGTGCGCTCGACAGCGGCACCATCGCCGTCCTGGCGGGCGGTATCGACTCTGTCTTCCCGCCCGAAAACCGGCAGCTACAGGAACAAATTGCCGCCCAAGGCCTGCTGCTGGCGGAATCCGCACCCGGCACACAGCCGAAAGCCGGGCATTTTCCACGCCGCAACCGGATTGTCGCGGGCCTTTCCCAGGGTGTCCTGGTTGTGGAAGCCGCCCTGCGCTCCGGCTCCCTGATTACGGCGCGCCTGGCCCTGGAAGAAGGGCGCGAGGTCTTCGCCATTCCCGGCTCGCCCCTTGATCCGAGGGCAAAGGGCACGAATGACCTGATCCGCCAGGGCGCCATACTGACCGAAAGCGCCCAGGATGTTCTGGACGGCCTGGGCCAGGGTCCAGGACTGTCAGAGCCGGCCAGCGACGAGACCTTCCAGTCCGCCCCCCTGTCAGAAAGCGAAGCGGAACTGGACGAGGCAAGGCAACTGCTGGAAGAGCTGCTCTCCCCGGTCCCGATCCACCAGGACGAACTGATGCGCGAAAGCGGCCTGCCCTCGGGAACGGTCAGTCTGGTCCTGTTGGAACTTGAACTGGCCGGCCGTTTGGAGCGCCATCCCGGCCGCAAGATCGCGCTGATCGTTTAG
- the mtgA gene encoding monofunctional biosynthetic peptidoglycan transglycosylase, whose protein sequence is MALRATVRKALAAVLRKSKKKAAKSGSRATAGWRKLFRQRWVQRIAVVGLVVLVGMPFTFTLLYSVLPVPATPLMVARLVEGEGWSHDWVPLEEISPSLRFAVIAGEDNLFCRHNGFDFESLQAAWQEWQAGEGTRGASTISMQTAKNLYLLPVRSLLRKGVEAYLTVYLEILLSKPRILEIYLNIAEMAPGVYGAEAAARHHFGKTAAQLTEREAALIAAVLPNPRRWSAGRPTNYIAGRASTLQRRIHQLGPLLDCAR, encoded by the coding sequence ATGGCACTCCGCGCCACGGTGCGCAAGGCGCTAGCGGCTGTGCTGCGGAAGTCAAAGAAGAAGGCGGCCAAGTCGGGCAGCCGGGCGACGGCTGGTTGGCGAAAGCTGTTTCGCCAACGCTGGGTGCAGCGTATTGCCGTTGTCGGCCTGGTGGTCCTGGTCGGGATGCCCTTTACCTTCACTCTGCTGTACAGTGTGCTGCCCGTTCCGGCGACTCCCTTGATGGTGGCGCGCCTGGTCGAGGGCGAGGGCTGGTCCCATGACTGGGTGCCACTGGAGGAGATTTCCCCGTCCCTGCGCTTTGCCGTCATCGCCGGCGAGGACAATCTGTTCTGCAGGCACAATGGCTTCGACTTCGAGTCCCTGCAGGCCGCCTGGCAGGAATGGCAGGCGGGTGAGGGGACGCGGGGCGCCAGCACGATTTCCATGCAGACTGCAAAGAACCTCTACCTGCTGCCTGTTCGAAGCCTCCTGCGCAAAGGGGTCGAGGCCTATCTGACGGTCTATCTGGAAATCCTGCTGTCCAAGCCACGCATCCTGGAGATCTATCTCAACATTGCCGAGATGGCGCCCGGGGTCTACGGGGCCGAGGCTGCGGCCCGGCACCATTTCGGCAAGACGGCCGCCCAGTTGACGGAGCGCGAGGCTGCGCTGATTGCTGCGGTCCTGCCCAATCCCAGGCGCTGGTCCGCCGGCCGGCCCACCAACTATATTGCAGGCCGTGCCTCCACCCTGCAGCGGCGTATCCATCAACTCGGCCCCCTGCTCGATTGCGCGCGTTAG
- a CDS encoding CobW family GTP-binding protein yields MNERRPAIPLSVVGGFLGSGKTTLINSLLQQNEGRRLAVLVNDFGDINIDAELITAHDGQTLQLSNGCICCTIGDSLTRSLMDIAALDDPPDHLVIEASGVADPGRIAQIGLAGGAYRLQAICVLADAANLMTHAQDRYMGDSVIHQLRRADFLSLNKCDLVSEKERHDLRQQLTAWGITAPVLETTQGQVPLSLLLSSQEAGDRQSSMSADLHIPHAEHLKSWSFSTHQPLDRASFEKAILPLKGRVLRAKGLLRFSDHPEGSETLQLVGQRLEQTESRQAPGSLESKLVVIAPHDYAIPEALLRLFPD; encoded by the coding sequence ATGAACGAACGCCGCCCTGCCATTCCTCTCTCTGTGGTCGGCGGGTTCCTGGGGTCGGGCAAGACCACCCTGATCAACAGCCTGCTGCAGCAGAACGAAGGCCGGCGCCTCGCCGTCCTGGTCAACGATTTCGGCGACATCAACATCGACGCAGAGTTGATCACCGCACATGACGGCCAGACCCTGCAGCTCAGCAATGGCTGCATCTGCTGCACGATCGGGGATTCCCTGACCCGCAGCCTCATGGATATCGCGGCTTTGGATGACCCGCCTGACCATCTGGTGATCGAGGCCAGCGGTGTGGCCGATCCGGGACGCATCGCCCAGATCGGCCTGGCCGGTGGCGCTTATCGCCTGCAGGCCATCTGTGTCCTGGCCGATGCCGCAAACCTGATGACCCATGCACAGGACCGCTACATGGGCGACAGCGTGATCCATCAGTTGCGCCGGGCGGATTTCCTGTCACTCAACAAGTGCGACCTGGTCAGCGAGAAGGAACGCCATGACCTGCGCCAGCAACTGACGGCCTGGGGCATCACGGCGCCCGTTCTGGAAACGACCCAGGGGCAGGTCCCTCTTTCGCTGCTGCTTTCTTCACAGGAGGCGGGCGACCGGCAGAGTTCAATGAGTGCGGACCTGCACATTCCCCATGCCGAGCATTTGAAAAGCTGGAGCTTCAGCACGCACCAGCCCCTGGACCGCGCCTCCTTCGAGAAAGCCATCCTTCCGCTGAAGGGCCGGGTGCTGCGGGCCAAGGGCCTGTTGCGCTTCTCCGATCATCCAGAAGGATCGGAAACCCTGCAGCTGGTGGGGCAACGCCTGGAACAGACGGAAAGCCGGCAGGCGCCCGGTTCCCTGGAGTCAAAGCTGGTCGTCATCGCGCCGCATGACTACGCAATCCCGGAAGCACTGCTGCGGCTCTTTCCCGACTGA
- the plsY gene encoding glycerol-3-phosphate 1-O-acyltransferase PlsY, with the protein MPDPISWAYAWPYLLTALACGYLLGSLPFGLLLTRIAGLGDIRKIGSGNIGATNVLRTGRKDLAALTLLFDLGKGGAAVLIGYNWGPDIALTAGFGAVLGHLFPVWLAFKGGKGVATTLGTLLAVAWPVGLAACASWLLVAGLLRYSSLAALLSLALTPLFAWWLTADLQLVEFCGLLAILVWLRHLSNIKRLIKGEESRISFRRKKD; encoded by the coding sequence ATGCCAGATCCCATCTCCTGGGCTTATGCCTGGCCCTATCTGCTGACAGCCCTGGCCTGTGGTTACCTGCTGGGCTCGCTTCCTTTCGGTCTGCTCCTCACCCGGATCGCAGGCTTGGGCGACATCCGCAAGATCGGTTCCGGTAACATTGGCGCCACCAACGTTTTGCGCACGGGCCGCAAGGATCTGGCCGCCCTGACTCTTCTGTTCGATCTGGGCAAAGGCGGCGCGGCCGTCCTGATTGGCTATAACTGGGGGCCTGACATCGCCCTGACCGCCGGTTTCGGCGCCGTTCTCGGGCATCTCTTCCCGGTCTGGCTGGCATTCAAGGGAGGGAAGGGCGTGGCCACCACCCTGGGAACCTTGCTGGCCGTGGCCTGGCCCGTGGGATTGGCGGCCTGCGCAAGCTGGCTTCTGGTCGCCGGCCTGCTGCGCTATTCCTCACTGGCTGCCTTACTGTCACTGGCGCTGACACCGCTGTTTGCCTGGTGGCTGACGGCCGATCTGCAATTGGTGGAGTTCTGCGGCCTTCTGGCCATCCTCGTATGGCTGCGACACCTGTCGAACATCAAGCGCCTCATCAAGGGCGAGGAATCGCGCATTTCCTTCAGGCGCAAGAAAGACTGA
- a CDS encoding aspartate carbamoyltransferase catalytic subunit, with protein MCSDRPLDDSKTGYAHRHLLGIEGLQREEIATLLDLADDYARQDPRAHRPNTLLSGHTVINLFFENSTRTRTSFELAAKRLGAQVINMSVAWSSIKKGETLIDTAMTLTAMRPDVLVVRHPDSGAVKLLSEKVDCAVINGGDGSHEHPTQALLDALTIRQRKGTLQGLTVAICGDILHSRVARSNIHLLNIMGAQVRVIAPPTLMPSKIERLGVTAFHDMNQGLQDVDIVMMLRLQTERMQGSYVPSVREYFRFYGLDREKLSNAKPDALIMHPGPMNRGVEIDTEVADDIDRSVIRQQVEMGVAVRMACLDILTRGQAWEG; from the coding sequence ATGTGTTCAGATCGCCCCCTCGACGACAGCAAAACGGGTTACGCGCACAGACATCTTCTCGGGATCGAGGGGCTGCAGCGTGAGGAAATTGCCACGCTTCTCGATCTGGCCGATGACTATGCCCGTCAGGACCCCCGAGCCCACAGGCCCAACACTTTGCTTTCGGGCCATACGGTAATCAACCTCTTCTTCGAGAATTCAACCCGTACCCGCACTTCCTTCGAGCTGGCCGCCAAGCGCCTGGGTGCGCAGGTCATCAACATGTCGGTGGCCTGGTCCTCGATCAAGAAGGGCGAAACGCTGATCGACACGGCCATGACCCTGACGGCCATGCGTCCGGATGTCCTGGTTGTACGGCACCCGGATTCGGGCGCAGTCAAGCTCTTGAGTGAGAAAGTGGACTGCGCCGTCATCAACGGTGGCGACGGCAGCCACGAACATCCGACCCAGGCGCTGCTGGACGCACTGACGATTCGCCAGCGCAAGGGAACCCTGCAGGGCCTGACAGTGGCCATCTGTGGCGACATCCTGCACAGCCGCGTTGCGCGCTCCAACATCCACCTGCTCAACATCATGGGGGCGCAAGTGCGGGTGATCGCGCCGCCGACCCTGATGCCCTCGAAGATCGAGCGCCTGGGAGTCACTGCCTTCCATGACATGAACCAGGGTCTTCAGGACGTGGATATCGTGATGATGCTGCGCCTGCAGACCGAGCGCATGCAGGGCAGCTACGTGCCGTCCGTGCGCGAGTACTTCCGCTTCTACGGCCTTGACCGGGAGAAGCTGTCGAACGCGAAGCCGGATGCCCTGATCATGCACCCGGGACCGATGAACCGCGGCGTGGAGATCGATACCGAGGTGGCTGACGACATCGACCGCTCCGTCATCCGCCAGCAGGTGGAAATGGGCGTGGCGGTGCGCATGGCCTGCCTGGATATTCTGACTCGAGGCCAGGCATGGGAGGGATGA